The genomic stretch CGTAGGTTTGCCCCTGGATGAACCCGTTCACGGTCCAGGGCACAAAGATGGCCGCGAGGCTTGACTGCAGCGCAATGAGACAGTTCAGTATAGTGGTGCCCACGCCACCGATGAGACACAGACGTCGCTCGCCCACGGTTTCGCCCAGGCGGCCGGAGACGAACGTGCCCGCGGCATAAGCCCACAGCAGCAGAGTAGCCCCCAGCCCGGCCTGCGCCTTGCTTATCCCCAGATCCTTGATTATCCACGGCATGCAGATGCCCCAGTTCAACCTACCGAGGTAGTAGAAGCTGTAAAACACGGACGCAGCTATGACGACTCGCCAGAAACGGAACCGATCGTAATAGAACTTCTGCTGCTCGGTGAGGTCAAGCCCTTCGAGTTCGGGCCACTTGCTTTGCATACCGACTTGTTGCATCGAAGCCACCTGAACTCCCCCCTTTGAACCTGACACGACTTAACCATAGAGACTTCTTCCTTGCCGGAGGCCTGGGATCCCGCGAGCGCCTCGACGGGATCCCAGGCGCGATGTGAACAAGGGAGCAGCCCCTCGGGGCATGAATCGAGTTGCGCGTCGCGGCAGGCACTACACTCCCCTAGATTGGCGACGGCACCCCTAGCAGTCGTGCATAATAGGGGATGGTTTTTCGCAACCCTTCCTCCAAGCTGGTGGTGGGTTCCCAACCAATTAACTGCTTTGCCGCGGACAGGTCGGCCTTGGTGTGCAGCTTCACTTCCCCGGTCCTCATGGGCAGGTACTCGATCTTCGACTTGCTCCCAGTCAGCTCGATGATCAGTTCGGCGACCCTCTTGACCGGTGTAGATATGCCGGTGCCGATATCCATGACGTGGCCTACCGCTGCCTCTGTCGGCGCCTTAACGAGTGCGTCGACGACGTCGTCGACATAGACGAAATCCGAGGACTGGGTGCCATCTCCAAAGATGGGCAGGGGTTCGTTCTTAAGTGCGGCGACGATGCAGGTAGCGACCAGCTTCCGTCCTTCTCCCGGGCGCCGAGTGTCAGCCCTCAAGACTGACCGCTCACGGGGACCGTAACAGTTCTGTATGTTGAGGCCAACGGTGGGCAGCCCGTATACGCGGTGGTACATGTCGGTGAACAGCGTCTGGGCGGTCTTGCTGATGATGTAGGGGGTGAGCCACTGCGTGAGCGCGGGCCGCGGGGGATGGATGAAGTATTTCACGCCTGCGTCGAGTGCGGCCTGAAGGACGTTGATGGTCCCAATAACATTGACCTCCACCGTGAGCACTTCTTGCCCGAAGCGAGCACTGGTACCCAGCAGCGCCGCGAGGTGGTAAACGACGTCAGCCCCTTTAATGGCCGCGTCCACGGCCCCCTTGTTTCGCACATCGCCCTGCACATACGTCACGTAGTCCTTCCTTTTTTCGAGCAGTTCCCTGGTCTCTTCGTACAGGTCGTGCTCGGCACAGTTGTCGAATATTACAACCCTATTGCCCAATTCGACCAGCCGCTCGGCAAGATGGGAGCCAATGAACCCGGTCCCGCCTGTGATAACTACTCGTTGTCCCTGCACTGCAGTTCCCTCCTTCACGTACATTCGGTCACAATGAGAACCTCGGTATGACTTTCCCGCGGTCGCAGCCCCCTTTCCGTGCCACCCATTCCATTGACATGCTAGCCGGTAGGTAGCATAATCACAAGCGAGAGTTCGTGATTCTAGCATTAGCTCCGATAATAGGAGGAACATTATGGACCTTCTGAATCTGCTTGGTACATTTGTTGCTCTGGCGGAACATGGGACTGTTTCGCGGGCCGCCGATGCCTTGAGTTATGCCCAACCGACTGTTTCCATGCACATCAAAGCGCTGCAACAGTACTACGGGGTGCCCCTGTTCGAACTCCGCAACAGGCGCTATGTGCTCACGGATGAGGGCGAGGTCTTGCACGGCTACGCCAGAGCTATCCTTCACCTGGCCCAGGAGGCTATGGACGCAATCAGTGAGTTCAAGACTTGTCAAAGGGGCAGTTTGCGCGTTGGAGCAACCAGTAATGTAGGTGTCTACGTACTCCCCCGCATTCTCTCCATGTTCCAACAGAGGTTTCCAGGAATAAGTATCAGCGTATTAATCGATCGGACACGGGTGATCTCAACCAAGGTAAGCGAAGGTGAGTTAAATGTTGGCATTGTGGAGGCGGAGGTCGAGGAGGGCCACCAGATTACGGTTGAGCCCTGGATCAAGGATAGACTGGTCTTGATTGTGTCTCCGGAAGAGCCCTGGGCGTCCAGGGATAGCATAAGCCCTCACGAACTGCTGCACCGACCCTTCGTAACGGGGGAGCGCGGGTCCGGGACCAGGAGGATACTGGACAGAGAGCTAGGTGAGATCAGTCGCAAGATCAATGTGGTCCTAGAGCTTGGTAGCACAGAAGCAGTGAAAAGGGCGGTGGAGTCCAACCTGGGTGTTTCGATCGTCACTGAGTCATCCGTGTACCGGGAGGTGAGGCTGGGGGTCCTCCGCTGCATTCCCATCGAAGGAGTGCAGATGTACAAGACCTTTTCCCTTATCTACCCCTGTAACAGGTACCTCACGGCTGCCACCAGACGTTTCCTATCTCTCCTGAGGAGTATGAAGGAAGCCCTTGCGGTCGAGGTGGTTGGAAATGGTGCAGCAACGTAGGATAAATCGCCCCAAGGTCTTCTACACGCACTGGGCACCTCCTGACGGCCCCAGCCTCCTGAGGCCCTTCTGTCGGGTATCGTTAGCACCGTTCAGGCGCCCACCCACCGCCGAGGAAATCATCGCCGGCGCCCAGGATGCATTCGCTCTGTGCGTGTGTGCCCGGGACCGCATAACGGGCGACGTCATCAAGCGGTGTCGGCAACTTAAGGTGATATCGTCTTTTGCACGCGGCTATGACAACATCGACGTGGACGTGGCG from Bacillota bacterium encodes the following:
- a CDS encoding SDR family NAD(P)-dependent oxidoreductase, encoding MQGQRVVITGGTGFIGSHLAERLVELGNRVVIFDNCAEHDLYEETRELLEKRKDYVTYVQGDVRNKGAVDAAIKGADVVYHLAALLGTSARFGQEVLTVEVNVIGTINVLQAALDAGVKYFIHPPRPALTQWLTPYIISKTAQTLFTDMYHRVYGLPTVGLNIQNCYGPRERSVLRADTRRPGEGRKLVATCIVAALKNEPLPIFGDGTQSSDFVYVDDVVDALVKAPTEAAVGHVMDIGTGISTPVKRVAELIIELTGSKSKIEYLPMRTGEVKLHTKADLSAAKQLIGWEPTTSLEEGLRKTIPYYARLLGVPSPI
- a CDS encoding LysR family transcriptional regulator produces the protein MDLLNLLGTFVALAEHGTVSRAADALSYAQPTVSMHIKALQQYYGVPLFELRNRRYVLTDEGEVLHGYARAILHLAQEAMDAISEFKTCQRGSLRVGATSNVGVYVLPRILSMFQQRFPGISISVLIDRTRVISTKVSEGELNVGIVEAEVEEGHQITVEPWIKDRLVLIVSPEEPWASRDSISPHELLHRPFVTGERGSGTRRILDRELGEISRKINVVLELGSTEAVKRAVESNLGVSIVTESSVYREVRLGVLRCIPIEGVQMYKTFSLIYPCNRYLTAATRRFLSLLRSMKEALAVEVVGNGAAT